A stretch of DNA from Chanos chanos chromosome 11, fChaCha1.1, whole genome shotgun sequence:
GATCGTCAGCTTCCTGCCCTAAATCAATGTTCACCTTTTCCATCAGGATACACTTCAGCAAAAATCCTTAACTGACCCTCCTTGGAGGTGACCACGGCGGATGAAAACCCTCTCGCGATGTAACCCCGGCGGCTCATTTAGTTAGCGTCCTGGGAAGTACTGCAGGAAGCAGCTTCACGTTTCTTGAGAGTAACAGGCAAGTTCCGTAATCTCGACAGCATTGTCCGAAACAGCAGCACCCCTGCCGGTTATGAGTGCAATCTTTGGAACTGTCTTTAGGTGACCTGCTCTTCTACTGAGCTATGGAAGAGAGGCACACTGACATACCGCACAGGTCAAAGGATTCATCTGTACCAGGCAGTgggtatgatttttttttttccgccagGCTTTGGTAGGCAGCTGTCAGTCAGTTGACAGTAATAGATACTGAATTGCGATGACATTTACGcgtattcatttagcagacgcttttatccaaagcgacctCCAAGTGAGGCAAAACACAAACCGAGCGCGCAGCCATTAAGGAGCTCCCTGTGGTATAAGTGGCACCGTTAAGTATTGGACCAGACACAAGTACAAGAAAAGCTGAAGAAAGTAAAAGAGCAAACAGATACAAGTGGAAGAGCAAACAGATACAAGTGGAAACAGGGCTAGCAGACAGGGGCTACAAAAGGTCTGGAGATGCTAATAAGCAGTGCTAATACTCGGGATACTATCTAACACCAACCAGCACAACTGTACTACTGCCATTACAACAAAGTGGGTCTATCGCACAATAATCTAAAGCCATAGTGTACCCTTTGATTTAAAGTACGCCCACTATCTATCTTCTTTGGAACGACGAGTGGACATGATGGACAGGGTATCCCTGGAGCTTTTGGGATAAGCCTTAGGGATCTGAGACCCCCAAGACAGTACAGGTTTCACGGGAGGAGAGGATCAGCTTACCATCCTCTATGGCACCATAGTCTGGAGGTCCTGTTGCTGATGTCGAGATACctatctgcttttttttttttttcaggaaatcTGTGACTCACAGATAATGATCTCCACCCTCTGAAACTCAGGGTGGTTTGAGGGACAGTTGTAGCATATTAGAGATGTGCCAGGCAGAAAGCCCATATTTGGCATGGTTCTAAAATTCCCCCGGTGAGTTTCCCATTTCTGTCTGCTTAATACATGCCCACGTCAGtgcaggaaaaaacactgagtcacactgTGGCTGTTGTTCACAGAGTGACTGCAGTCTATAATTATCATCTAAAATCACAATGGATGGTGACTAGTCGCAAGTAAATGGAGACAGacagtacacactcacacacacacacacaaccaaaaagggagcaggagaaagagagagtatggttacaTTTTCATTGGTACATCTGTTGGAATTTACCATATTTTCAATACAGGAAattaaaaggcaaagaaaactTTTTATTCCTTTTGTGAATCTCATatgtaaaaacaacacatcatAATTATACAGAAAGTAATAATTCCCTCATATCAGTACTATTAGAGAGTAAGTCAAGTAGTTTAGTAAATAAGCAAAAGAACTGACCCTTTATTTTAGAAAACCACAGAGAACAGTTCTCAAATTCCCCCTACTGACCTTTTATTACACTTTTAGTACACAATCCAGGGCCATATTTCACTCAGAAAACCAAGTAACAGCCGGAAAAAGTGCATAAGAATTCTCTCGACCCTTTCTCCAAATATACAGCCCTCAATTTCAACAGTAAATcaacaggaaaacagagaacatgCTTCAAGAAACAGTCCTTGGATCCAGTCACGACCGGAATGAACACCTTTCTAAAGCATTCAATAGACATATCGAGGGATTTGCACGAGGAGTCTGTTGGTATGACAGGAAAGCAGCCACAAGGAAAGTCCTTCACAAAGCCAACTTAGGAAGTCGGCCGTCGAAATTCGTAAAGTGTCGACGGACTCACATCGGCGGGAGTGTaaaacgagagagggagagagaccgtGGGGCTGATTCCACACGACTACTTAAACCACTGACTGTGCAAGTAATCCACAACAGCGAGTGAAACACAACTGTTGTAACAGATTTTTGTTGTGACTTCTATTAACaaattttcccttttcattccAAGAGCATGGTaatactgttgtgtgtgtgataattaaGCTTGTGAGTGTTTTAGCAGAAAAGGGCCCACCTTACACACAGCTTACAAGTTTTGTACGATAAGTAAACCTTTATATTTAGATAAGTAAACCTCTGTATTTAGATGCATAGAAAACAGTAAGATATTCCTGTTACAGTTCAAGTGTTTCATTTGGCACTTCTCATTTCAAAGCTGGCTATGTGTCAAACCCAAAGAAAATGATATTCATCTTGAACATACCCCTACACCGTGTTACTGCAGTCAGACAATAGTGATGGATAACTTTAATATGTACATAAACATTACTTCACATTatgagtgaggaaaaaaaaaaaccccagtcaAAATACAGTCCGCTGAATCTCCTGAAACCCTTTGTTTCTTAGCTTGGTCCCTTTGTTAATGattaaatgttattatttttgttctggTTATAGTTTAGAGAATGCTGTTAGCAGAGCACCCGCCAAAACAAGACAGAACGCAAACACAAGGACCAGGTAGTTCCGCAaaccctggaaaaaaaaaaaaaaagacagaaaaagaaacacaaagagtgaatgagagagagagagagagagagagagagagaaccgtgACGCGGATGAAGCATTTAATATTTGATACTAAAAAGTCACAAATTCAGAGTTAAATATGAACAcgtatttaaacatttataatcCCTAGTCCAGCGTACATACTCATAGTGAATAAACCCCTTACCTTCACCTCCTTAAAGACCACTACTCCCCACACTGCAGCAATCAACCCAggaacctgcacacacacacacacacacacacgcaccggATTACTAATTCATTCATATTATGCAGAGAATTTACATAGCACTTGTATCACCCGGTAGATGTTGTTTAGGATTGGTGGAGAGAACTGTCACTCACCGTAGTGATTATAGGGAAGCTGACCACAGCACTGAGGTAATTATTGGCTAGAAACCAACAGCACGTAGCGATGGCCCACATCACTCCAGAGGCAAAACCTGACAGGACAGACAAGTCAAACAAATGGAGTTACACCAAACTGATTCATAAGACTGAATATGTGAGAgcgtagtgtgtgtatgtgtgagagtgagagagagaaagagagagagagaaagtgagtgtgtgtctgtggttggcATCCTGTGAGCCATAATGATATCTGAAAAACAGCCCTAAGGGGGTCACTCTGCTGGATCTCGTTTAGGATTCCTTttctattttaaaatataaaactaaaattgccattttgtgtgtgtgtgcgtgcgtgtgtttatggatgtgtgtgtgtgtgtgtgtgtgtgtgtgtgtgtgtgttatgtatgcgtgtatgtgtgtgtgtgtgtggtctctgctCTTACCTGGTAGGATTGCTCTGGGGAACACTTTTGGTTGGTTCTTTTTGAAGCCACAGTAAATAAGGAAATACACTGTGCTGGTGAGGAAGATCCCACTGAACTGTGCAAAGACATAATCcagatctacacacacacacacacacacacacacacacacacacacaataaacaaattttgaacatttaaaaactcTTAACTGACAAAATGTCCTGACTTTCAATACTACAGTTGACTGACCGAACTGGCTGGCCCCAGTGTAAGTGCTGTTCTGATCCGTGGCGTGATATTTAATATAGAGCTCAGGGATGAATGACGAGCCATAGAGTAACCCTGCGACAACCGCCATTGCAGATCCACTGTGAAACATAACCCAAGGTTACACGATGCGCTGCGCAGTGAACGCAGCACGGAACACATTACCAtatcacacaatacacaacacatgtGAACGCAGCCCCAAGCAAGGTTATTACGCAACACATTAGCATTGAAAAGTGCCTATGAAACACTGCAACAATAACCAGATTCACAGCGCTGACCCCATCCATAAACAAGTTAACAGTGGCATACGTACACAATACGCTTGGTCCGCGGCCTTAGTCTGTCCACCCATGACTCGTCACTGGAGCACCGCGAATCAGAATTAATAttctaaaacaatttttaaagaATTATTACGCTAAATATAACACTAATACATCTTAATGATGCGCCTGTATGTTTAAATAAAGTATCagtaaaagcaaatgaaaacattcttcAAAGTAggacttaaaaagaaaaaaaaatcacacacacacacttacatcaATAAGTAAAGGTGTTTCTTCCTCTGAAGAAATTCTTTGCACATCGCtcttcacaaagaaaaacatgatgGCACTGGGAATGaccaaacacataaaaaaaacatttaaaatgacataaaatatACTTCTCTGAGTGATGAAGACTAAGAGGACTGAAGAGTTTCTGTTTTATATTCTGGACCAAAGTAAAGTTCAGTTGATGAGTCCATTGTAAGGCTCTCATTTCGGCGATTGTGTGGTTTTA
This window harbors:
- the LOC115823683 gene encoding transmembrane protein 144-like — encoded protein: MGLRVALVLVALLCALEWCAALHLDEEMDTSSGLPDLRNRLLQATNSTSNLNLTYGLISCAVSVVFYGSNFVPVKKFDTGDGMFFQWVFCAAVWIVSLIANLILNCPKFWPLAMVGGVVWATGNITVVPIVKTIGLGLGLPIWASFNLLMGWASSRFGWFGIESETVNKPALNYSGAGLCLLSAIMFFFVKSDVQRISSEEETPLLIDNINSDSRCSSDESWVDRLRPRTKRIVGSAMAVVAGLLYGSSFIPELYIKYHATDQNSTYTGASQFDLDYVFAQFSGIFLTSTVYFLIYCGFKKNQPKVFPRAILPGFASGVMWAIATCCWFLANNYLSAVVSFPIITTVPGLIAAVWGVVVFKEVKGLRNYLVLVFAFCLVLAGALLTAFSKL